Proteins co-encoded in one Prunus persica cultivar Lovell chromosome G6, Prunus_persica_NCBIv2, whole genome shotgun sequence genomic window:
- the LOC18774056 gene encoding protein UPSTREAM OF FLC isoform X2 yields the protein MEGRMKKYSQVSPERAKVWTEKSPKYHQNRKVPVVYYLSRNRQLEHPHFMEVPVTSPQGLYLRDVINRLNALRGRGMASMYSWSSKRSYKNGFVWHDLSEDDLILPAHGNEYVLKGSELFEESNSDRFSPVANIKIQNLKQLPEPASSRSQDDSSSSSSLNGKETKHSQEDELSPPVQRPEGSSSASPESTVGKNSSWGGSLSLTEYKVYKSDGLADASTQTEENVNKPKAQETCTRGVSTDDGSLEPDSSYYQNRVPCEKENSEICSDSVSPPPSSSSASSSGGKTETLESLIRADASKINSFRILEEEDIRMTNYPRAKATNVLMQLISCGSISVKDHRFGLIPTYKPRFSHSKFHSPLFSTKVMLGELDCLSDNPRLRGSRLEEKEYFSGSLIETKMLKDEDGCSTLKRSSSYNADRSCRKADSVEDKEDKEDSTSGRSKCIPRSIKASLNKQQRGESMRSPISDKPRNSSDGVDGAQINTHCASNGASKRITGPSSLKKQSNRLASGARVIIQSRTPFDTTAVGSS from the exons ATGGAGGGTAGGATGAAGAAGTACTCACAAGTGAGTCCTGAGAGGGCTAAAGTGTGGACTGAGAAGTCGCCGAAATACCATCAGAATCGCAAAGTCCCTGTGGTTTACTATCTCTCTCGAAATCGACAGCTTGAACACCCTCATTTCATGGAGGTTCCTGTAACCTCTCCTCAAGGGCTCTACCTCAGAG ATGTGATTAATAGGCTTAATGCTCTGAGGGGCAGAGGCATGGCTTCCATGTATTCATGGTCTTCTAAGAG AAGCTATAAGAATGGGTTCGTTTGGCATGATCTCTCTGAAGATGATCTGATTCTTCCGGCCCATGGAAATGAATACGTCCTCAAAGGTTCTGAGCTCTTTGAAGAATCTAATTCAG ATCGTTTTAGCCCCGTGGCAAATATAAAAATCCAGAACTTGAAACAACTACCAGAGCCAGCATCTTCTAGAAGCCAAGATGATTCTTCATCCTCTTCGAGTTTGAATGGAAAGGAAACAAAGCATTCTCAAGAAGATGAGCTCTCTCCTCCAGTTCAACGTCCTGAAGGCTCTTCCAGTGCGTCTCCTGAGTCTACAGTTGGAAAGAATTCTTCTTGGGGGGGTTCTCTGAGCTTGACAGAGTACAAGGTTTACAAGAGTGACGGTTTAGCTGATGCTTCTACGCAGACTGAAGAAAATGTGAACAAACCTAAAGCTCAAGAAACATGTACAAGGGGTGTTTCCACTGATGATGGGTCATTAGAACCTGATAGTAGTTATTACCAAAACAGAGTTCCATGTGAGAAAGAGAACTCTGAGATTTGCAGTGATTCAGTTTCTCCTCCTCCATCTTCCTCTAGTGCATCTTCATCGGGTGGGAAGACTGAAACTCTGGAATCACTTATTAGGGCTGATGCTAGTAAAATTAACAGTTTTAGAATTCTTGAAGAGGAAGACATTCGAATGACAAACTATCCAAGGGCCAAGGCTACTAATGTACTTATGCAACTCATCTCATGTGGGTCAATATCAGTGAAGGATCACCGTTTTGGTCTTATTCCAACATACAAGCCCAGGTTTTCCCATTCCAAATTTCACTCCCCATTATTCTCCACTAAGGTAATGTTGGGAGAGCTAGACTGCCTATCAGACAATCCAAGGCTAAGGGGTTCGAGATTGGAAGAGAAAGAATATTTTAGTGGGAGCTTGATTGAGACTAAAATGCTCAAGGACGAAGATGGATGCTCAACTCTAAAGCGATCATCTTCATACAATGCTGACAG GAGTTGTAGGAAGGCAGATTCAGTAGAGGACAAAGAGGACAAAGAGGATTCTACCTCAGGACGTTCAAAATGCATCCCAAGATCAATCAAGGCGTCACTCAATAAGCAACAACGAGGTGAATCTATGAGATCACCTATTTCTGACAAACCAAGGAACTCCTCAGATGGAGTTGATGGTGCACAAATCAATACCCACTGTGCATCCAATGGAGC